A genome region from Methylohalobius crimeensis 10Ki includes the following:
- a CDS encoding IS110 family RNA-guided transposase, whose product MNAEQFVGIDVSKATLDGAVEPQGQVWQVAYDAKGIDQLVLQLQEIGPTLIVIEATGGLETQIASALAGKELPVAVVNPRQVRDFAKASGRLAKTDRVDAGVLAAFARAIRPQARPLKDADTRALDDLVDRRRQLIGIRVQEVLRLKGATTKPLQTSLKKHIAWLDKQIDQNDRDLTRRLRESDAWRAKDDLLKSIPGVGSVTIVTLLAKCPELGTLNRREIAALVGVAPMANDSGQYRGKRFIWGGRSEVRAVLYMATISAIRCNAVIRAFAERLKNAGKPPKVVIVACMRKLLTIMNAMLKNNTPWQSQNT is encoded by the coding sequence ATGAATGCAGAACAGTTTGTTGGTATTGACGTGTCGAAAGCGACGCTGGATGGGGCGGTCGAGCCTCAAGGTCAGGTATGGCAGGTGGCCTACGATGCCAAGGGGATCGATCAGCTGGTTTTGCAGTTGCAAGAGATCGGGCCGACCTTGATCGTCATCGAGGCCACCGGCGGTTTGGAAACCCAGATTGCGTCTGCCTTGGCGGGTAAGGAATTGCCGGTGGCGGTGGTCAATCCGCGCCAGGTGCGCGACTTTGCCAAGGCCAGTGGCCGGCTGGCCAAGACCGATCGGGTGGATGCCGGGGTGCTGGCGGCGTTTGCCCGGGCCATCCGTCCCCAGGCGCGTCCGCTCAAGGATGCGGACACCCGCGCGTTGGACGATCTGGTGGACCGGCGGCGGCAGTTGATCGGCATCCGGGTTCAAGAGGTCCTCCGATTGAAGGGAGCCACGACGAAACCGCTGCAAACCAGTCTGAAAAAGCATATCGCCTGGCTGGACAAGCAGATTGACCAGAACGACCGGGACCTGACCCGGCGGTTGCGCGAGTCGGACGCCTGGCGGGCCAAGGACGATCTGCTCAAGAGCATTCCCGGCGTCGGTTCGGTGACCATTGTCACGTTGCTGGCAAAATGCCCGGAGCTGGGCACCCTCAACCGGCGCGAGATTGCCGCGCTGGTCGGCGTGGCGCCGATGGCCAACGACAGTGGCCAGTATCGCGGCAAGCGCTTCATCTGGGGTGGTCGCTCCGAGGTTCGCGCCGTGCTATACATGGCCACGATCTCGGCGATACGCTGTAATGCGGTCATCCGCGCCTTTGCAGAACGCCTCAAAAACGCCGGCAAACCGCCCAAGGTCGTCATCGTCGCCTGCATGAGGAAGTTGCTCACCATCATGAATGCCATGTTGAAAAATAATACCCCTTGGCAGTCACAAAACACTTGA
- the flgB gene encoding flagellar basal body rod protein FlgB — MSISFDNALGLHHQALQLRARRMEVLASNMANADTPGYKARDFDMERLLRETNASPAPLRVTHAKHIAPDTGAVMENLWYRVPHQPSLDGNTVEEHIEQAKFAENTLRYQASLRFINGRISGLMTALKGE; from the coding sequence ATGTCCATCAGCTTCGATAATGCCCTGGGGCTTCACCACCAAGCGCTCCAGCTGCGCGCCCGCCGCATGGAAGTCCTCGCCTCCAACATGGCCAACGCCGATACCCCCGGCTACAAAGCCCGGGATTTCGACATGGAACGGCTGCTGCGCGAAACCAACGCCTCCCCGGCACCGCTGCGTGTCACCCACGCCAAGCATATTGCCCCGGATACGGGGGCCGTCATGGAAAATTTGTGGTATCGCGTCCCCCATCAACCCTCACTCGACGGCAATACCGTCGAGGAACACATCGAACAGGCCAAATTCGCCGAAAACACCCTACGCTACCAGGCCAGCCTGAGATTCATCAACGGCAGAATCTCCGGCCTGATGACGGCATTGAAAGGAGAATAA
- the flgC gene encoding flagellar basal body rod protein FlgC — protein MSGFDIFNIAGSGMSAQMLRLNLTASNLANADSVSSSIEQTYKSRQPVFAAQLQNTTAGHSNTVAGVEVKGIVESPAPLQMEYAPHHPRANEDGYIFKPNVNPVEEMTNMIAASRSYQNNIEMLNTTKELMLQTLRMGG, from the coding sequence ATGAGCGGTTTCGACATTTTCAACATCGCCGGTTCCGGAATGAGCGCGCAGATGCTGCGCCTCAACCTGACTGCCAGCAACTTGGCCAACGCCGATAGCGTCAGCAGCAGCATCGAACAAACTTACAAATCCCGTCAACCGGTGTTCGCGGCCCAGCTCCAAAACACCACGGCGGGCCATTCGAACACTGTAGCGGGCGTCGAAGTGAAAGGGATTGTGGAAAGCCCGGCGCCCCTGCAAATGGAATACGCGCCTCATCACCCCAGGGCCAATGAAGACGGCTATATTTTCAAGCCCAACGTCAACCCCGTGGAAGAGATGACCAACATGATCGCCGCCTCGCGTTCCTATCAAAACAACATCGAGATGCTCAACACCACCAAGGAACTGATGCTGCAAACCTTGAGGATGGGAGGCTAA
- a CDS encoding flagellar hook assembly protein FlgD codes for MNVDRLQELGLIKPKSAQKQTNDLGQEDFLKLMTTQMTHQNPLKPMENTQFLTQMAQFGTVSGIQGLQKSFTDFANAIGSDQTLQAANLVGRQVVVPSKQALLAADGDIQGAVELTKPTTHVTVKILDNRGVPVRTLDLGAQDAGEAAFSWDGLKDDGTVADPGLYRLQAEGTVDGENQALATLINATVESVSTKADGFGLAVEVPGVGNVDFKDIRQIL; via the coding sequence ATGAATGTCGATCGTCTTCAGGAGCTGGGCCTGATTAAGCCCAAATCGGCGCAGAAACAGACCAACGACCTGGGACAGGAGGATTTTCTAAAGCTGATGACCACCCAAATGACTCATCAGAACCCGCTCAAGCCGATGGAAAACACCCAGTTTCTCACTCAAATGGCCCAATTCGGGACGGTCTCGGGAATTCAAGGGCTGCAAAAATCCTTCACCGATTTCGCCAATGCCATCGGTTCCGATCAAACTCTGCAAGCGGCCAACCTGGTCGGACGCCAGGTGGTGGTACCTAGCAAGCAGGCGCTTTTGGCCGCCGACGGCGACATTCAGGGAGCAGTCGAACTGACTAAGCCCACCACCCACGTCACCGTCAAGATCCTCGATAATCGAGGCGTCCCCGTCCGCACCCTGGATCTGGGCGCCCAGGATGCCGGCGAAGCCGCCTTCAGCTGGGACGGTCTCAAAGACGACGGGACGGTGGCCGACCCGGGACTTTATCGCCTCCAGGCCGAAGGCACGGTCGACGGGGAAAACCAAGCCCTCGCCACGCTGATCAACGCCACCGTGGAAAGCGTTTCCACCAAGGCGGATGGCTTCGGGCTGGCCGTGGAAGTACCCGGAGTCGGCAACGTGGATTTCAAAGACATTCGTCAAATACTGTAA
- the flgE gene encoding flagellar hook protein FlgE, protein MPFNTALSGLNAASLDLQTTGNNIANANTVGFKKSRTEFAEVFANNVFGSGKATPGSGVRVTEVAQNFSQGNLDFTENALDLAISGRGFFALTDNPDGQPTAFSRNGAFQLDKEGRIVNDQGKYLFGFRKDFSQGALQVETAKGQPQASDDVKLNVNLNAADTTPINAFDPTDPTTYNQASSVTVYDSLGNPHTITSYFVSQNPTTANSWDVHQYIDGTTDTLGSTTLAYDTNGTLVSVDGDTTTTEVNYAPYAIDGAEDLAITYNFAGSTQFNSDFSVNSVSQNGFAAGDFTGLEINDKGVLFARFSNGNAEKLGQIALARFQNEQGLSKLGNTMWGESSLSGERLMGVPGENNLGTIQSGALESSNVDLSKQLVQLITAQQSYQANAETISTENQVIQTLLNLR, encoded by the coding sequence ATGCCATTCAATACCGCCTTAAGCGGCCTCAACGCCGCTTCTCTGGACCTTCAAACCACCGGCAACAACATCGCCAACGCCAATACGGTGGGCTTTAAAAAATCCCGCACCGAATTCGCCGAAGTGTTCGCCAATAATGTGTTCGGTTCCGGCAAAGCCACGCCGGGCAGCGGGGTCCGGGTCACCGAAGTGGCCCAGAACTTCTCCCAGGGCAATTTGGACTTCACCGAAAACGCCTTGGATTTGGCCATCAGCGGCCGGGGCTTCTTCGCCCTGACCGACAATCCGGACGGGCAACCGACCGCCTTCAGCCGCAACGGCGCCTTTCAGCTGGACAAGGAAGGACGCATCGTGAACGATCAGGGCAAATACCTGTTCGGTTTTCGCAAGGACTTTTCCCAGGGCGCGCTCCAAGTCGAAACCGCCAAGGGACAACCGCAGGCATCCGATGACGTAAAACTAAACGTCAACCTCAACGCCGCGGATACCACCCCGATCAATGCTTTCGATCCCACCGACCCGACCACCTACAATCAGGCCTCCTCGGTCACGGTCTACGACTCCCTGGGCAATCCCCATACCATTACCTCGTATTTCGTTTCGCAAAACCCCACGACCGCCAATTCCTGGGATGTCCATCAATACATCGACGGCACTACCGACACTCTGGGAAGCACTACCTTGGCATACGATACCAACGGCACATTGGTCAGCGTCGACGGCGACACCACGACGACCGAGGTGAATTACGCTCCCTACGCCATCGACGGCGCCGAAGATTTGGCAATTACCTACAATTTCGCCGGCTCCACTCAGTTCAACAGCGATTTCAGCGTCAACAGCGTCTCTCAAAACGGCTTTGCCGCCGGCGATTTCACCGGGCTTGAAATCAACGACAAAGGGGTCCTGTTCGCCCGCTTCAGTAACGGCAATGCGGAGAAATTGGGGCAGATCGCCCTCGCCCGCTTCCAGAACGAACAAGGTCTGAGCAAGCTCGGCAATACCATGTGGGGAGAAAGCAGCCTCTCCGGAGAAAGGCTCATGGGCGTACCGGGAGAAAACAATTTGGGCACGATTCAATCGGGCGCGCTGGAATCCTCCAACGTGGATCTTTCCAAGCAACTGGTGCAACTGATTACCGCCCAGCAAAGCTATCAGGCCAACGCGGAGACCATTTCCACCGAGAACCAAGTGATTCAGACCCTTTTGAACCTCCGTTAA
- the flgF gene encoding flagellar basal-body rod protein FlgF, whose translation MDRSLFVAMSGARETLQAQTAVSNNLANVNTTGFKADLEQFRSMPVFGSGHPSRVYAMHERPAADFNPGPIQTTGRDLDVAIQGEGWLAVQAVDGSEAYTRRGDLRISPEGLLQTGNGLLVMGQNGPVAVPPAQKVEIAQDGTLSVVPLGEDPDVLAVVDRVKLVDPPLDRLEKGEDGLIRLKEGGTADAVARVKLTQGALEGSNVNSVDALVDMIELARRFELQVKMMKTVEEDADATAQLLRTG comes from the coding sequence ATGGATCGTAGCTTATTTGTCGCCATGAGCGGTGCCCGGGAAACCCTTCAGGCGCAAACCGCGGTCAGCAACAACCTGGCCAACGTCAACACCACCGGTTTCAAGGCGGATCTGGAACAGTTTCGCAGCATGCCGGTGTTCGGCTCGGGACATCCCTCCCGGGTCTACGCCATGCACGAGCGCCCCGCCGCCGACTTCAATCCGGGCCCGATCCAAACCACCGGTCGAGACCTGGACGTGGCGATCCAGGGAGAAGGCTGGCTGGCGGTGCAGGCGGTCGACGGCTCCGAGGCCTATACCCGCCGCGGGGATCTTCGAATCTCACCGGAAGGGTTGCTGCAAACCGGCAACGGTCTTTTGGTCATGGGACAAAACGGCCCGGTGGCCGTCCCGCCGGCACAAAAGGTGGAAATCGCCCAGGACGGCACCCTCAGCGTCGTCCCTCTGGGTGAAGACCCGGACGTGCTGGCGGTGGTCGACCGGGTCAAACTGGTCGATCCCCCCCTCGATCGACTCGAGAAGGGGGAGGACGGCCTGATCCGTCTTAAAGAAGGAGGAACCGCGGACGCCGTCGCTCGCGTCAAGCTGACCCAGGGCGCCCTGGAGGGCAGCAATGTCAATTCCGTCGACGCGCTGGTGGATATGATCGAGTTGGCGCGCCGGTTCGAACTCCAGGTCAAAATGATGAAGACCGTCGAAGAAGACGCCGACGCGACCGCCCAATTGTTACGCACGGGATAA
- the flgG gene encoding flagellar basal-body rod protein FlgG, which yields MTDRALWVAKTGLDAQQTRMAVTSNNLANVNTTGFKKSRALFEDLLYQNVRQVGAQSSQNTELPSGLQLGTGVKVVATEKLHTQGNIVETGNPLDVAIEGRGFFQVLMPNGDLAYTRNGSFKMNAEGQLVTANGYFLEPAITVPSNATSLTIGRDGIVSASLPGTAAPQQLGQLQLASFVNPTGLEPVGENLFRESMASGTPTIGNPSEDERGALVQHSLETSNVNVVEEMVNMIETQRAYEMTSKAISTTDQMLAFVTNNL from the coding sequence ATGACCGATCGAGCCCTTTGGGTGGCCAAAACCGGCCTCGACGCCCAACAAACCCGCATGGCGGTAACCTCCAACAACCTGGCCAACGTCAACACCACCGGCTTCAAAAAAAGCCGCGCCCTGTTCGAGGATCTTCTCTACCAGAACGTGCGCCAGGTGGGGGCCCAGTCCAGCCAGAATACCGAACTACCCTCCGGGCTTCAGCTGGGGACGGGCGTGAAGGTGGTCGCCACGGAAAAACTCCATACCCAGGGCAATATCGTCGAAACCGGCAACCCCCTGGATGTCGCCATCGAGGGACGGGGATTCTTTCAGGTATTGATGCCCAACGGCGACCTCGCCTACACCCGCAACGGATCGTTCAAAATGAACGCCGAGGGGCAACTGGTGACCGCCAACGGGTATTTTCTCGAGCCGGCCATCACCGTGCCGTCCAACGCCACCAGCCTCACCATCGGCCGGGACGGCATCGTCTCCGCCTCGCTCCCCGGAACCGCGGCGCCCCAGCAATTGGGGCAACTGCAATTGGCCAGCTTCGTCAATCCCACCGGCCTCGAACCGGTGGGCGAAAACCTGTTCAGAGAATCCATGGCCAGCGGTACGCCCACCATCGGCAACCCGAGCGAGGACGAACGCGGCGCGTTGGTGCAACACAGCCTGGAAACCTCCAACGTCAACGTGGTGGAAGAGATGGTCAACATGATCGAAACCCAGCGCGCCTACGAAATGACCTCCAAGGCCATCTCCACCACCGATCAAATGCTGGCGTTCGTCACCAACAACTTGTGA
- the flgH gene encoding flagellar basal body L-ring protein FlgH: MTMVRLIVLGIAVLSAGCNTLPESMPRHNPAFAPAPPRYASRPLQPTGSIYQAHSDMRLFENLTARRVGDILTIRLVEETDASKDSELQIQKGNNIGASAPILFGQSKIMGVEWESEVTTDKNYNGEGQSSQSNQLTGTVTVTVVEVLPNGNLRVQGEKRLTINDGHEYVRLAGVVRPVDIDVDNAVPSTKVADATIMYTGEGAMADVKEVGWMTRFFNSLFFPF; the protein is encoded by the coding sequence ATGACCATGGTCAGACTCATCGTCCTGGGAATCGCCGTTCTATCGGCGGGCTGCAACACCCTGCCGGAATCCATGCCGCGGCATAACCCGGCTTTCGCCCCGGCCCCGCCGCGTTATGCTTCCCGGCCGCTCCAGCCCACCGGCAGCATTTATCAGGCCCATTCGGACATGCGTCTGTTCGAGAACCTGACCGCACGCCGCGTGGGCGATATCCTCACCATTCGCTTGGTGGAAGAAACCGACGCTTCCAAGGACAGCGAGCTGCAAATCCAAAAAGGCAATAATATCGGCGCCTCCGCGCCCATTTTGTTCGGTCAATCCAAAATAATGGGGGTGGAGTGGGAAAGCGAGGTCACCACGGATAAGAACTACAACGGCGAAGGGCAATCCAGCCAAAGCAATCAACTCACCGGCACCGTGACCGTCACCGTGGTGGAAGTCCTTCCCAACGGGAACCTTCGGGTCCAGGGGGAAAAGCGCCTGACCATCAACGACGGCCACGAATACGTCCGTCTGGCCGGCGTCGTGCGCCCGGTGGACATCGACGTGGACAACGCCGTGCCCTCCACCAAGGTGGCCGACGCCACCATCATGTACACCGGCGAGGGAGCGATGGCGGACGTCAAGGAAGTGGGTTGGATGACGCGCTTCTTCAACAGCTTGTTCTTCCCCTTCTGA
- a CDS encoding flagellar basal body P-ring protein FlgI, whose amino-acid sequence MRWIWIAAWLCLCFTLAARAERIKDLAAIAGVRNNQLIGYGLVVGLNGTGDNTTNIKFTGQSLRNMLTRLGVNLPPGINLRTKNVAAVSVHAVLPPFAKPGQTIDVTVSSLGDADSLRGGSLLMTPLKGVDGQVYAIAQGDLLVGGLSASGRDGSRITVNVPSAGRIPAGATVEQTVPTPFGDAKYLTLNLHQPDFTTAQHIAGAINRVLGPNTANPLDSASVRVSAPQDPGQKVSFLSMIENLSVEPGEASAKVIVNSRTGTVVISRHVRVQPAAVSHGNLVVTIRENPEVSQPEPFSRGGTTQVVPRSDVQIEEEGKHMFVFDPGVSLNELVRAVNQVGAAPSDLVAILEALKSAGALQAEMIVI is encoded by the coding sequence ATGAGATGGATATGGATCGCGGCCTGGTTGTGCTTGTGTTTCACCCTTGCCGCCCGAGCCGAGCGAATCAAGGATCTGGCCGCGATCGCCGGCGTTCGGAACAACCAGCTGATCGGCTACGGCTTGGTGGTGGGTCTCAACGGCACCGGCGATAACACCACCAATATCAAATTCACCGGCCAAAGTCTGCGCAACATGCTGACGCGACTGGGGGTCAACCTACCTCCCGGCATCAATTTGCGAACCAAGAACGTCGCCGCGGTTTCCGTTCACGCAGTGTTGCCCCCTTTCGCCAAACCCGGCCAGACCATCGACGTGACGGTCTCCTCCCTCGGCGACGCCGACAGCCTGCGCGGCGGCTCGCTGCTGATGACGCCCCTCAAGGGCGTGGACGGCCAGGTATACGCCATCGCCCAAGGGGACCTGCTGGTGGGCGGCCTGAGCGCGTCGGGACGGGACGGATCGCGGATTACCGTCAACGTCCCCAGCGCCGGGCGGATTCCGGCCGGGGCCACGGTGGAACAAACGGTTCCCACACCCTTCGGCGACGCCAAATATCTGACCTTGAACCTGCACCAACCCGATTTCACCACCGCCCAGCACATCGCCGGCGCCATCAATCGAGTACTGGGACCGAATACCGCCAACCCCTTGGACTCCGCCTCGGTTCGGGTGAGCGCCCCCCAGGACCCGGGCCAGAAAGTGAGCTTCCTGTCGATGATTGAAAATCTGTCCGTGGAACCCGGCGAGGCTTCGGCCAAGGTGATCGTCAACTCGCGCACCGGAACGGTGGTGATCAGCCGGCACGTCCGCGTCCAGCCGGCCGCGGTGTCCCATGGGAACCTGGTGGTTACCATTCGGGAAAATCCCGAGGTTAGCCAGCCGGAACCCTTTTCCCGGGGCGGAACCACCCAAGTGGTTCCGCGATCGGATGTCCAGATCGAAGAGGAGGGAAAACATATGTTCGTCTTCGATCCCGGCGTCTCCCTGAACGAACTGGTTCGCGCGGTCAACCAGGTGGGAGCCGCCCCTTCCGACCTGGTGGCCATCCTGGAGGCGCTCAAAAGCGCCGGCGCTCTGCAGGCAGAAATGATTGTGATCTAA
- the flgJ gene encoding flagellar assembly peptidoglycan hydrolase FlgJ — protein sequence MRTSADIYTDFSQLADLKRQSKQDKNAALKEVAKQFEAVFVQMMLKQMRQASPGDPIFDSNRSQFYRDMHDQQLALHLSDRGNLGIADMIVRQLGDRRTPGASPQSLEDYRAEAISSEQVLGVEEGRRERLFERSPHSTLPPAGGGPGRGGVNTSDWDIPDSSNPLSAFSENRSEAGKEIRSTPPNRFESPQQFLRTLYPEAKEVADKIGLDPKLLLAQAALETGWGQKVIHHSDGRSSHNLFNIKAGRRWPGEKVQVDTLEYLDGVAVKKRAAFRAYPDYRQSFEDYLDLLRRPRYAEALQHTDDPRHYLNALQRAGYATDPHYADKILSIYQREYSASL from the coding sequence ATGCGCACTTCCGCCGATATCTATACCGACTTCTCGCAGCTCGCCGACTTGAAACGGCAGTCCAAGCAGGACAAAAACGCCGCGCTCAAGGAGGTGGCCAAACAATTCGAAGCGGTCTTTGTACAGATGATGCTCAAGCAGATGCGCCAGGCCAGCCCCGGAGACCCGATCTTCGACAGCAACCGCAGCCAGTTTTATCGGGACATGCACGATCAACAACTCGCCTTGCACCTCTCCGACCGGGGCAACCTCGGCATCGCCGACATGATCGTTCGGCAATTGGGCGATCGGCGGACACCCGGCGCAAGTCCCCAATCGCTGGAAGACTACCGTGCCGAGGCGATTTCCTCGGAACAAGTCTTGGGGGTGGAAGAAGGACGCCGTGAACGCCTCTTCGAGAGATCCCCCCACTCAACCCTCCCCCCAGCGGGGGGAGGGCCAGGGAGGGGGGGCGTCAACACATCCGACTGGGATATCCCCGACTCCTCCAATCCTCTGTCTGCTTTTTCGGAAAATCGATCTGAGGCAGGCAAGGAAATTAGAAGCACGCCACCCAACCGCTTCGAATCGCCACAACAGTTCCTCCGAACCCTTTACCCCGAAGCGAAGGAAGTGGCGGATAAAATCGGGCTCGATCCCAAGCTGCTTCTGGCGCAGGCGGCCCTGGAAACCGGTTGGGGACAAAAGGTGATCCATCATTCCGACGGCCGCAGCAGCCATAACCTGTTCAATATCAAGGCCGGCCGCCGTTGGCCCGGAGAAAAAGTTCAGGTCGATACCTTGGAATATTTGGACGGCGTGGCGGTGAAAAAGCGGGCGGCCTTCCGCGCCTATCCCGACTACCGCCAAAGCTTCGAGGATTATCTGGATCTGCTCCGACGCCCGCGCTACGCCGAAGCGTTACAGCACACCGACGATCCGCGGCACTACTTGAACGCATTGCAACGCGCCGGTTACGCGACCGATCCCCATTATGCGGACAAGATTCTATCCATCTATCAACGCGAATATTCGGCCTCGCTGTGA
- the flgK gene encoding flagellar hook-associated protein FlgK yields the protein MGSNLLDIATSALRVNQRALDTTGHNIANVNTEGYNRQRVEVATRQPRFSGAGYLGTGVETTAIKRAYDDFLTTRLRNTTSGFAEIDQYHRLTAQIDNIVADPDIGVASAMEHFFNAAHDVASDPTSIPARQTLLSEAETLADRFNTLDARFKQLDSQTQHDLRNHIGEINVLAEEIADLNEKIVFETGRSQGKPPNDLLDQRALRIQQLAEKIDVTTVAQDNGAVSVMIGNGQSLVNDARASRLDLKPNNLDPKVQEIILTTGDAATTVTGALSGGEVGGLLRFREEVLAPTQNKLGRLAVGLAVEFNQLHESGYDLDSNPGAKFFNFQSPEIPVTRDSTGTGTVAVSYADPSDLRASDYRLHYESGNFTLTRLSDQTQFNFTASDFPATVDGIQIDVPSAPTGPSTFLIRPTADAAGKLEVALGDPRQVAAADAIGAMGNNGNALQLAALDSAKGMLGGTATFQDAYSQMVAEVGTLTRSAEISRGAQEALKQQATQARAEVSGVNLDEEAANLVRFQQAYQAAAEVVSVASQTFDTLINAVRS from the coding sequence ATGGGCAGCAACCTTCTAGACATTGCCACCTCCGCACTCCGGGTCAATCAGCGCGCCCTCGACACCACCGGTCACAACATCGCCAACGTCAACACCGAGGGCTACAACCGCCAGCGGGTGGAAGTGGCCACCCGTCAGCCACGCTTTTCCGGGGCGGGATATCTCGGCACCGGGGTCGAAACCACCGCCATCAAACGCGCCTATGACGACTTCCTCACCACCCGCCTCCGCAACACCACCAGCGGCTTTGCCGAAATCGACCAATATCACCGCTTGACCGCGCAAATCGACAACATCGTCGCCGACCCGGATATCGGCGTCGCTTCGGCGATGGAGCATTTTTTCAACGCCGCTCACGATGTGGCCAGCGATCCCACTTCCATTCCGGCCCGCCAAACCCTACTCAGCGAGGCGGAAACCCTCGCCGACCGTTTCAACACCCTGGATGCGCGGTTTAAACAGCTCGACAGCCAAACCCAGCACGATCTGCGCAACCATATCGGTGAAATCAACGTCTTGGCCGAGGAGATCGCCGATCTCAACGAGAAGATCGTGTTCGAAACGGGTCGCTCCCAGGGCAAGCCGCCCAACGATCTGCTCGATCAACGGGCGCTGAGAATCCAGCAACTGGCGGAAAAAATCGACGTCACCACCGTGGCTCAGGATAACGGGGCCGTCAGCGTCATGATCGGCAACGGTCAAAGCCTGGTCAACGATGCCCGCGCCAGCCGGCTGGACCTGAAACCCAATAACTTGGACCCGAAGGTCCAGGAAATCATTCTGACCACCGGCGACGCCGCCACCACCGTCACCGGCGCCCTCTCGGGCGGGGAAGTCGGCGGTCTGCTGCGCTTTCGCGAGGAAGTCCTGGCGCCCACGCAAAACAAGCTCGGTCGCCTGGCCGTCGGTCTTGCGGTGGAATTCAATCAACTCCATGAGAGCGGCTACGATCTGGACAGTAACCCGGGAGCAAAATTCTTCAACTTCCAGAGCCCCGAAATTCCGGTCACCCGGGACAGCACCGGAACCGGCACGGTCGCCGTCTCTTACGCCGACCCCTCCGACCTCCGGGCCAGCGATTATCGACTCCATTACGAAAGCGGTAATTTCACCCTCACCCGCCTCAGCGATCAAACCCAGTTCAACTTCACGGCTTCCGATTTCCCGGCGACGGTCGACGGCATTCAGATCGACGTTCCCAGCGCTCCCACCGGCCCTTCCACTTTTCTGATTCGCCCCACTGCCGATGCGGCGGGCAAACTCGAGGTTGCCCTCGGCGATCCCCGCCAGGTGGCCGCCGCCGATGCGATCGGCGCGATGGGGAACAACGGCAACGCGCTCCAATTGGCGGCGCTGGATTCCGCCAAGGGTATGCTGGGAGGGACCGCCACCTTCCAGGATGCCTACAGCCAGATGGTGGCGGAAGTGGGTACCCTGACCCGCTCGGCCGAAATCAGCCGCGGCGCCCAGGAAGCGCTCAAACAGCAAGCCACCCAGGCCCGCGCGGAGGTCTCGGGAGTCAATCTGGACGAGGAAGCGGCCAATTTGGTCAGGTTTCAGCAGGCTTATCAAGCCGCCGCGGAAGTGGTCAGCGTCGCCAGCCAGACCTTCGATACCTTGATCAACGCCGTCAGGAGCTAA